One segment of bacterium DNA contains the following:
- a CDS encoding VWA domain-containing protein: MIGIVASTLLLSDVRLALSTSAWWYVLVAVLAVAFAWTAYRYTLPPVSRWRRNVLWILRGLALCMLLFLLFEPVLRYLLKKSERPAVALLIDNSASLSVADGGKKRSSMVRAFLQGNALRDLAEKADLRPFAFADSTREISRDSMAALSFGAVGTDLAAGWSRALQELSPQNVAAVIVVSDGAYNMGANPAREAARSTVLIYTLGVGDTTATADAVISEMLTNEIAYAGSEVPLDVRVHGTGLAGKSALLRLIGRNGVELERRPVRFDDDDSEIGFSFHFRADEPGDLRIATVLDSVPGEFLLDNNRRSVVIRVLEKRTVVRVFAGKPSADLTTLRQILESDTTLEVKCLVEDGSGGFFYGGSLPSAEQIQDARLIVLLDFPTRTTPADLLERLARVVRESRIPLLLMTGPSLAPSRLAALSEVLPITASRSVLSEELVTVRSAASHPALSSSDGLPANWTDLPPVFGGIGNFTVTAATQVLAKLSRQNLGIVEDEPGLVVWESGGRRGAAFLFWGTSRWRLQMATSPGGSEFYKGLLQRLRAWLVAPVEEQPVRIRPTKRLFSGSENIRFVGEIYGGGLQPRDDALVQVAVTSNSRTENVTLHGRGNGRYEGEMTSWTEGEYRFRGWATSGDDTLGTDRGMFAVEAFNIELVDTRARFDVLQQVSQASGGTFTTLDNADSVLENMDFSPRVTPVQKETTLWNRGLMIWLIIALLSLEWIIRKRSGML, from the coding sequence GTGATCGGCATAGTAGCTTCGACCTTGCTGCTCTCCGACGTCAGGCTTGCGCTTTCCACAAGTGCGTGGTGGTATGTGCTCGTGGCCGTGCTGGCGGTTGCCTTCGCGTGGACGGCCTATCGTTACACGCTGCCGCCGGTTTCGCGGTGGCGAAGGAACGTGCTGTGGATTCTCCGCGGTCTGGCGCTCTGCATGCTGCTGTTCCTCCTTTTCGAGCCGGTTCTTCGCTATCTCTTGAAAAAGAGCGAGCGACCGGCGGTGGCGTTGCTCATTGACAATTCCGCTTCCCTGTCGGTGGCCGATGGAGGAAAGAAACGATCCTCTATGGTTCGCGCCTTTCTTCAAGGCAATGCGCTTCGCGATCTCGCGGAAAAGGCGGATCTTCGCCCGTTCGCTTTCGCCGACTCGACGCGAGAGATCAGCCGGGATTCGATGGCCGCTTTATCATTCGGTGCGGTCGGCACCGATCTGGCCGCAGGATGGAGCCGCGCTCTTCAGGAGCTCTCCCCTCAAAACGTTGCCGCGGTGATCGTTGTGTCGGACGGCGCTTACAACATGGGCGCGAATCCGGCCCGTGAAGCGGCCCGCTCGACCGTGCTGATCTACACTCTCGGCGTGGGAGACACCACCGCGACGGCGGATGCTGTAATCTCGGAGATGCTGACCAATGAGATTGCCTATGCGGGCAGCGAGGTGCCGTTGGACGTTCGCGTGCATGGAACCGGCCTTGCGGGAAAGAGCGCGCTGCTTCGACTAATTGGACGGAACGGAGTCGAGCTGGAACGGCGACCAGTGCGGTTCGATGACGACGATTCCGAAATCGGTTTCTCCTTTCATTTTCGAGCGGACGAGCCCGGTGATCTGCGAATTGCCACGGTACTCGATTCCGTGCCCGGTGAATTCCTGCTGGACAACAACCGCCGCTCGGTTGTCATTCGCGTTCTCGAGAAGAGAACGGTTGTCCGCGTGTTCGCCGGCAAACCGAGTGCCGATCTGACGACTCTTCGCCAGATTCTCGAAAGTGACACGACGCTCGAAGTCAAGTGTCTTGTCGAAGACGGTTCCGGCGGTTTCTTCTATGGCGGCTCGCTGCCTTCGGCCGAACAGATTCAGGATGCGCGTCTGATCGTCCTTCTCGATTTCCCGACGCGCACGACGCCCGCGGATCTGCTCGAACGCCTCGCTCGCGTCGTCCGCGAGTCGCGGATTCCGTTGCTGCTGATGACCGGTCCGAGTTTGGCGCCGTCGCGGCTTGCCGCGCTTTCCGAAGTTTTGCCGATCACGGCCTCGCGAAGCGTCTTGTCTGAAGAACTCGTCACCGTTCGTAGTGCAGCCAGTCATCCTGCGTTGTCAAGCTCCGATGGTCTGCCGGCGAACTGGACGGACTTGCCTCCCGTTTTCGGCGGGATCGGTAACTTCACGGTAACCGCAGCAACGCAAGTTTTGGCCAAGCTCTCACGCCAGAATCTCGGGATCGTGGAGGATGAGCCGGGTCTTGTCGTCTGGGAGAGTGGCGGACGACGTGGTGCGGCCTTTCTCTTCTGGGGAACGTCTCGCTGGCGGCTGCAGATGGCAACGTCACCCGGCGGATCCGAGTTCTACAAGGGGCTGTTGCAGCGGCTTCGAGCTTGGCTGGTCGCGCCGGTTGAGGAACAGCCCGTGCGCATCCGTCCGACGAAGCGCCTGTTTTCGGGAAGCGAGAACATTCGGTTTGTCGGTGAGATCTACGGCGGTGGCCTTCAGCCTCGCGACGATGCGCTCGTACAGGTTGCGGTGACCTCCAATTCGCGAACCGAGAACGTCACTCTTCACGGCCGCGGCAACGGACGATACGAAGGCGAAATGACCTCGTGGACGGAAGGGGAGTACCGTTTTCGGGGGTGGGCAACGTCCGGCGACGATACTCTGGGAACGGATCGCGGGATGTTTGCCGTCGAAGCCTTTAATATTGAGCTGGTGGATACCCGCGCGCGCTTCGATGTCCTGCAGCAGGTTTCTCAAGCGTCCGGCGGGACGTTCACGACCCTCGACAACGCCGACTCGGTTTTGGAGAACATGGATTTTTCGCCGCGTGTGACGCCGGTGCAAAAAGAAACCACGCTCTGGAATCGCGGCCTGATGATCTGGCTGATCATCGCTCTTCTGTCATTGGAGTGGATCATTCGCAAACGAAGCGGTATGTTGTAA
- a CDS encoding T9SS type A sorting domain-containing protein translates to MDGQHLYFASWRGDGPGDLYVSHMTDSGWGTALKLPFCTLENDERNPSANATNDTLYFIRWAGNWDIWWAFRTGPCDTCWGEPERLPEPINSTGIEFSVWCTPDNERLLFSSWRTGGMGGEDIYECRRDAATPTSWSEPHLLPGLLNTYHHQSYPSMGFDTTEIFFWYGGFACLMVSTLTDSGWTPGDTLPDYINRIIIRNPSEITPAITPDGRRLYFSSRWSDSTATAGDIWYTERPLAVPPQAQPSLPPREGLLYEVYPNPVREGLMIRMGAVERLALYDILGRTVASKSLDGTPGTFYWRFPESGGVLPSGIYFLQGQRGTAQEAVPIQILK, encoded by the coding sequence GTGGACGGCCAGCACCTGTACTTCGCCTCCTGGCGCGGCGATGGCCCCGGCGACCTCTATGTCTCTCACATGACCGACAGCGGCTGGGGTACAGCGTTGAAGCTGCCCTTCTGTACCTTGGAAAACGACGAACGCAATCCCAGCGCCAACGCCACCAATGACACCCTCTACTTCATCCGCTGGGCGGGTAACTGGGATATCTGGTGGGCCTTCCGCACCGGGCCTTGCGACACCTGCTGGGGTGAACCGGAACGGCTGCCCGAACCGATCAACAGCACAGGCATCGAGTTTTCCGTCTGGTGCACACCTGACAACGAGCGGTTACTCTTTTCCAGTTGGCGCACGGGTGGGATGGGGGGCGAGGACATCTACGAGTGTCGCCGTGATGCCGCCACTCCAACCAGCTGGTCAGAGCCGCACCTTTTGCCGGGGTTGCTGAATACATACCATCATCAATCGTACCCCAGTATGGGTTTTGACACCACGGAAATATTCTTTTGGTATGGCGGCTTTGCTTGTTTGATGGTCTCCACTCTAACCGACAGTGGCTGGACCCCCGGCGACACCTTGCCGGATTACATCAACCGCATCATCATCCGCAACCCCTCCGAAATCACGCCTGCGATCACGCCCGATGGCCGTCGGCTGTATTTCAGCAGCCGATGGAGCGATTCCACCGCTACCGCCGGCGATATCTGGTATACAGAACGCCCCTTAGCCGTGCCACCGCAAGCCCAACCGTCACTTCCGCCTCGCGAGGGGCTGCTTTACGAGGTCTATCCCAACCCGGTTCGGGAGGGCCTGATGATTCGTATGGGAGCGGTGGAGCGGCTGGCCCTCTATGACATCCTGGGACGTACAGTGGCTTCAAAATCGCTGGACGGCACACCCGGCACATTCTACTGGCGCTTTCCCGAGTCTGGGGGTGTCCTGCCCTCTGGTATCTATTTTCTACAGGGACAACGGGGGACGGCACAAGAAGCTGTTCCCATTCAAATCCTTAAATAG
- the tsaD gene encoding tRNA (adenosine(37)-N6)-threonylcarbamoyltransferase complex transferase subunit TsaD, with product MLVLAVESSCDECSVAVLRDGLLLAESTETQTIHRQYGGVVPELAGRTHLELMDRMASETIARANQTPDSLDVIAATVGPGLVGSLLVGAMYAQGLALAVGKPFVGIHHVEAHLWAAEMTAGELPLPFLVLLASGGHTLLVRVAGLREYHVLGTTLDDALGEAYDKIGKLAGFDFPAGAAVDRVAAKGDPHAFELARPMDDGSCNFSFSGLKTAFLYRTRALPPDVVAARTPDLLASFQEAALESVMQKVRRAVKSTQIRALVAAGGVAANSQLRAKLKAAAEEAEIEYIVPPPRYCMDNAAMIAYLAWKLSQREIPASISHPVRPRWPLSDLVEGDKAP from the coding sequence ATGCTGGTTCTGGCAGTCGAATCGAGCTGCGATGAGTGCTCGGTCGCCGTCTTGCGCGATGGCCTGCTGCTGGCCGAATCCACGGAAACCCAAACCATTCACCGGCAGTACGGTGGTGTCGTCCCGGAATTGGCCGGACGCACTCACCTTGAGCTGATGGATAGAATGGCGAGCGAAACAATCGCTCGCGCAAATCAAACTCCGGACTCGCTGGACGTGATTGCCGCCACGGTCGGTCCGGGTTTGGTCGGTTCTTTGCTCGTCGGAGCGATGTACGCGCAGGGTCTCGCACTGGCCGTCGGAAAACCGTTTGTGGGAATCCACCACGTCGAGGCCCATCTCTGGGCGGCCGAGATGACGGCCGGTGAACTTCCGCTCCCGTTTCTCGTGCTGTTGGCAAGCGGCGGTCATACGTTGCTGGTGAGAGTGGCGGGTCTGCGAGAGTATCACGTGCTGGGAACGACCCTTGATGATGCCCTCGGCGAGGCCTATGATAAAATCGGCAAGCTGGCGGGTTTCGACTTCCCGGCCGGAGCCGCCGTGGATCGCGTGGCCGCGAAAGGCGATCCCCATGCCTTTGAGTTAGCGCGGCCAATGGACGACGGATCCTGCAACTTCAGCTTCTCCGGATTGAAAACGGCGTTTCTCTATCGCACACGCGCGCTTCCCCCTGATGTCGTGGCTGCGCGCACTCCCGATTTGCTCGCATCGTTTCAGGAAGCGGCCCTCGAATCCGTCATGCAGAAAGTCCGAAGAGCCGTGAAGAGCACGCAAATCCGCGCGCTCGTTGCCGCCGGAGGCGTAGCCGCCAATTCGCAACTCCGGGCGAAATTGAAAGCGGCTGCCGAAGAAGCGGAAATCGAATACATCGTCCCTCCCCCACGATATTGCATGGACAATGCCGCCATGATCGCCTACTTGGCTTGGAAACTATCGCAGCGTGAAATCCCGGCGTCCATTTCTCATCCCGTGCGCCCGCGCTGGCCGCTGAGTGATTTGGTGGAGGGAGACAAGGCTCCGTGA
- a CDS encoding response regulator encodes MARILVIDDDADYRTILRSFIEEKGHSVIEAGSADEGLRVFINEKVDLVVSDLMMPNKSGLELLEELRKLQSKVLFIMITGYPTVDMATAAMKAGAYDFLVKPVDMNQLASVMTRALSTVEMRSQLSTLRGVNLALLISIPVWIVIGILIRIFFR; translated from the coding sequence ATGGCTCGTATTCTTGTCATTGACGACGACGCCGACTACCGCACGATCCTGCGCAGTTTCATCGAAGAGAAGGGACACTCGGTGATCGAAGCGGGAAGTGCGGATGAAGGGCTGCGCGTCTTTATCAACGAAAAGGTGGATCTGGTCGTCTCCGATCTCATGATGCCAAATAAATCCGGCCTCGAGTTGCTGGAAGAGCTGCGCAAGCTGCAATCGAAGGTCCTGTTCATTATGATCACCGGCTATCCGACGGTGGACATGGCCACGGCCGCAATGAAGGCGGGAGCCTACGATTTTCTGGTCAAGCCGGTGGACATGAATCAGCTGGCCTCCGTGATGACCCGCGCCCTTTCCACGGTTGAAATGCGATCGCAACTTTCCACTCTCCGTGGCGTGAATCTTGCTTTGCTGATCTCCATTCCGGTGTGGATCGTCATCGGAATTCTGATTCGTATCTTCTTCCGCTGA
- a CDS encoding class II aldolase/adducin family protein codes for MHELIHAAAVLHRARCLPATDGNLSARLDQRRVVITKAGIEKRELVENSFVVTSLDEPIPEHVSSEWPMHRAIYLARSDVGCILHVHAPFLSSFAIAGHIPDVNLLTETQLLIGQITLVPFAVPGSNALAESLLAQSPTANVYLLANHGVVAVGQTAAIALHRLERAEFLAEISIHAAAIGGGIPLNAAQISELETAYSKRSSC; via the coding sequence GTGCACGAGTTGATTCATGCCGCCGCCGTGCTGCATCGCGCCCGTTGCTTGCCCGCCACTGATGGAAATCTCTCGGCCCGTCTCGATCAGCGGCGCGTGGTCATCACCAAGGCCGGAATCGAGAAGCGTGAGCTTGTCGAGAATTCATTCGTGGTCACTTCACTCGATGAACCGATCCCCGAACACGTTTCCAGCGAGTGGCCGATGCACCGAGCGATATATCTCGCTCGCAGCGACGTCGGCTGCATTCTCCACGTGCATGCTCCCTTTCTGTCCAGCTTCGCAATTGCCGGACATATTCCCGATGTGAATCTCCTCACGGAGACGCAATTGCTGATCGGACAGATCACGCTTGTCCCTTTCGCCGTGCCGGGTTCCAACGCTCTGGCCGAGTCGTTGTTGGCTCAGAGTCCGACGGCGAACGTGTATCTCTTGGCCAATCATGGTGTGGTAGCGGTGGGACAGACGGCAGCGATCGCTCTGCATCGCCTCGAAAGGGCGGAATTCCTTGCCGAAATCTCAATTCATGCGGCCGCCATTGGGGGTGGAATTCCACTGAACGCGGCCCAGATTTCGGAACTCGAAACCGCGTACTCCAAGCGGAGTTCGTGCTGA
- a CDS encoding FAD-dependent thymidylate synthase, with the protein MPLTVRLAGYNVDADLLTQVIDLLGQIDREIAGRISSLEPSDCRVLLAELVEKAHAGMNLEAFTPETIAAAYARISRDPKQIGELRRAARFAVARARKSNDTIIFGYGHASVAEHACFNLDILGLSRLATEELQSHRLVSFTEKSQRYITLSADFVIPPELTADSHWEKRLGEAVPRSFAAYEEACRHLTDMYRGQQSGVPSSHALQEIENRAKEDARYLLPLCCATQMGMTVNARNLEHITCDLSDHPLQELRDLGKALRETGAGLAPSLVKYTSRGSYPRQNRAQLKRIFTAGATEETQIISRPSVRLLASTPDAEERVLRALAFTSGMDGNSLSDESSRSQMWKEVFRNISSHDGPMREFELADLTFETELSASCFAQIKRHRMMTLLKQPYSVSASAILPRSFEEAGISALFRTSLDQSRQLAQALESQYPDLAPYLLTNAHVRKVILHINVRELYHFARLRCDGHAQWEVRDLADQMLEIARREWPNLTAMAVGADRFAERYREMFG; encoded by the coding sequence ATGCCTTTGACCGTGCGATTGGCCGGCTATAACGTGGATGCCGACCTCCTCACCCAAGTTATTGATCTATTAGGGCAGATTGATCGCGAAATTGCTGGCCGGATCTCATCTCTGGAACCGTCGGACTGCCGAGTGCTCCTGGCCGAGCTTGTCGAGAAGGCTCATGCCGGAATGAATTTGGAGGCGTTCACACCGGAAACGATCGCGGCCGCCTATGCCCGGATCAGCCGGGATCCCAAGCAGATAGGTGAGCTCCGGCGGGCCGCGCGCTTTGCCGTGGCGCGCGCACGTAAGTCAAATGATACTATTATATTCGGATATGGCCATGCATCGGTGGCGGAACACGCATGTTTCAATCTCGACATTCTGGGGCTTTCACGTCTTGCCACGGAAGAACTTCAATCTCATCGTTTGGTCAGTTTTACGGAGAAATCACAGAGATATATCACGTTATCTGCTGATTTCGTGATCCCTCCTGAACTGACCGCCGATTCCCACTGGGAGAAGCGATTGGGCGAGGCTGTCCCTCGGTCTTTTGCAGCCTACGAAGAGGCATGCAGACATCTGACGGACATGTATCGCGGGCAACAGAGTGGTGTGCCCTCTTCCCACGCACTGCAGGAGATCGAGAACCGGGCCAAGGAGGATGCCCGCTACCTGCTGCCGCTATGCTGCGCGACACAGATGGGCATGACCGTGAACGCGCGGAACCTCGAACACATCACGTGTGATCTGTCGGATCACCCCTTACAAGAGCTGCGGGATCTGGGCAAGGCGCTGAGGGAAACGGGGGCGGGTTTGGCTCCCTCACTGGTGAAGTACACTTCGCGCGGTTCCTATCCGAGACAGAATCGTGCCCAACTCAAAAGGATATTCACCGCCGGAGCCACGGAAGAGACGCAAATCATCTCCCGCCCGTCGGTTCGTCTGTTGGCCAGCACTCCCGATGCCGAAGAACGCGTGCTCCGGGCATTGGCCTTTACGAGTGGCATGGATGGAAATAGTCTCTCCGACGAGTCATCCCGGTCTCAGATGTGGAAAGAAGTCTTCCGCAATATCTCCTCGCATGACGGGCCGATGCGCGAGTTCGAATTGGCTGATCTCACCTTTGAGACGGAACTCAGCGCGTCGTGCTTCGCGCAGATCAAGAGGCACCGGATGATGACTCTGCTGAAGCAGCCGTATTCGGTTTCGGCGAGCGCGATTCTTCCCCGCAGTTTCGAGGAAGCGGGGATTTCCGCGCTTTTCCGGACGAGTCTGGATCAATCCCGGCAGCTTGCACAGGCGCTCGAGAGCCAATACCCCGATCTTGCACCGTATCTTCTGACCAATGCGCACGTGCGAAAGGTGATTCTTCACATTAATGTCCGTGAGCTCTATCATTTCGCGCGGCTGAGGTGCGACGGTCACGCGCAATGGGAAGTCCGTGATTTGGCCGATCAGATGCTGGAGATTGCCCGCCGGGAGTGGCCGAACCTGACGGCCATGGCGGTAGGGGCGGATCGGTTTGCGGAGAGATATCGGGAGATGTTCGGGTAG
- a CDS encoding acyl-CoA carboxylase subunit beta encodes MQDKLNELQRLREQSLLGGGPKRIESQHAKGKLTARERLEILLDPGSFIEIDALVMPRNGEGTPQSPEILGDGVVVGHGRIDDRPVMVFSQDFTTYGGSLSEAHGAKICKIMDKALKTGVPVIGLNDSGGARVQEGVVSLGAYAEIFLRNVLASGVVPQISAIMGPCAGGAVYSPAMTDFTLMVQQTSYMFVTGPKVVKTVTHENVTSEELGGANAHAMKSGVAHFASPNEADCLLTVRRLLSYVPQNNLEDPPRLLPPARQPLRDPTLADVIPDVPNKPYDVKDVITRVVDRDSFLEIHKDWAQNIVVGFARIGGFSVGIVANQPAILAGVLDINSSRKGGRFVRFCDSFNIPIITFVDVPGFLPGTDQEWGGIIVNGAKLLYAYCEATVPKIAVILRKAYGGAYDVMSSKHIRGDLNFAWPSAEIAVMGAQGAVEIIYAKDIAAAANPDELKAKLVADYTQQFANPYSAAARGYVDEVIDPADTRSRLIGGLELLRTKVDSNPRKKHGNIPL; translated from the coding sequence ATGCAAGACAAGCTGAATGAACTGCAACGGCTTCGCGAGCAATCCCTCTTGGGAGGCGGGCCGAAGCGCATCGAATCTCAGCATGCCAAGGGCAAGCTGACGGCGCGTGAACGGCTGGAAATTCTGCTGGATCCCGGTTCGTTCATCGAGATTGACGCGCTCGTGATGCCGCGCAACGGCGAGGGCACGCCCCAATCGCCGGAAATTCTGGGAGACGGCGTGGTGGTGGGGCATGGCCGGATTGACGATCGCCCGGTCATGGTTTTCTCGCAGGATTTCACTACCTACGGTGGTTCGCTCTCCGAGGCTCACGGCGCGAAAATCTGCAAGATCATGGACAAGGCGCTGAAAACCGGCGTTCCCGTGATCGGTCTGAACGACTCCGGCGGTGCCCGCGTGCAGGAAGGCGTGGTCTCGCTGGGTGCCTATGCCGAGATTTTCCTGCGCAACGTACTCGCTTCCGGAGTGGTTCCCCAAATCTCCGCCATCATGGGCCCGTGCGCCGGCGGCGCGGTGTATAGTCCGGCGATGACCGATTTCACGCTCATGGTGCAGCAAACCAGCTACATGTTCGTGACCGGACCCAAAGTCGTCAAAACGGTCACCCACGAAAACGTGACCAGCGAGGAGTTGGGGGGAGCGAACGCCCATGCCATGAAATCGGGAGTCGCTCACTTCGCCAGCCCGAATGAAGCGGACTGCCTGCTCACCGTTCGTCGTCTGTTGTCATACGTTCCCCAGAACAATCTCGAAGATCCGCCGCGTCTGCTTCCGCCCGCCCGCCAGCCGCTCCGCGACCCAACTCTGGCCGACGTTATTCCCGACGTTCCCAACAAGCCCTACGACGTCAAAGACGTTATCACGCGCGTGGTGGATCGCGACAGCTTCCTCGAAATTCATAAGGATTGGGCGCAGAACATCGTCGTCGGATTCGCGCGGATCGGCGGTTTCTCGGTGGGAATCGTTGCCAATCAACCTGCGATTCTGGCTGGAGTGCTGGATATCAACTCCTCGCGAAAAGGCGGTCGCTTCGTTCGCTTCTGTGATTCGTTCAATATCCCGATCATCACTTTCGTGGACGTTCCCGGTTTCCTGCCCGGCACCGATCAGGAGTGGGGAGGAATCATCGTCAACGGGGCGAAGCTGCTCTACGCCTACTGCGAGGCGACGGTGCCGAAAATCGCCGTGATTCTCCGAAAGGCGTATGGCGGAGCCTACGATGTGATGAGTTCAAAACACATTCGCGGCGATCTCAACTTCGCCTGGCCGTCCGCGGAAATCGCCGTAATGGGAGCGCAAGGCGCGGTCGAAATCATCTACGCGAAGGATATTGCCGCCGCTGCGAACCCGGATGAGCTGAAGGCCAAACTCGTTGCCGACTACACGCAGCAGTTTGCCAATCCCTATTCGGCGGCGGCCCGCGGCTATGTGGATGAGGTCATTGATCCGGCCGATACCAGGTCCCGACTCATCGGCGGACTCGAATTGTTGCGGACGAAGGTGGATTCCAATCCGCGCAAGAAACACGGCAATATTCCTCTCTGA